The following are encoded in a window of Synergistaceae bacterium genomic DNA:
- the pgsA gene encoding CDP-diacylglycerol--glycerol-3-phosphate 3-phosphatidyltransferase: MFNVPNTLSLIRVFLAPLVLLFLSLRIDTPISFLPEVSWGDALAATVFIIAALTDTFDGYIARRDNLVTTLGKFIDPLADKVLVVAAMLALIELDRVPAWIVMVIITREFVVTGLRLVAAAEGVVIAASKGGKLKTVCQIIALIMLILKIPYGMAVMWVAMILTVWSGMDYLIKGSKIITG; this comes from the coding sequence ATTTTCAACGTTCCTAATACTTTGAGCCTTATTCGGGTATTTCTTGCGCCGCTTGTATTATTATTCTTGTCGCTGAGAATTGACACGCCTATAAGTTTTCTGCCTGAAGTAAGCTGGGGAGATGCTTTGGCTGCGACTGTATTTATTATTGCTGCATTGACAGATACTTTTGACGGATATATTGCGCGCCGTGATAATCTCGTTACTACACTGGGCAAATTTATAGATCCCCTTGCTGATAAAGTTCTTGTCGTTGCTGCTATGTTGGCATTAATCGAACTTGACAGAGTCCCCGCTTGGATCGTAATGGTAATAATAACGCGTGAATTTGTTGTAACAGGCTTAAGACTCGTTGCTGCTGCTGAAGGTGTAGTAATTGCTGCGTCAAAAGGCGGTAAACTCAAAACAGTATGTCAGATTATAGCGTTAATCATGTTAATTCTTAAGATTCCCTACGGAATGGCCGTGATGTGGGTTGCAATGATTTTAACTGTCTGGTCAGGAATGGACTATTTAATCAAGGGCAGCAAAATTATAACAGGTTAA
- a CDS encoding thioredoxin domain-containing protein, whose amino-acid sequence MQYKNSLLQELGPLSAYGEFLPAEQALQEQAAKKLSPLNHLSNELSPYLQAHARNLIGWYTWSPEAFDAAKREDKPIFLSIGYYSSHWCNIMERDSFNDPEVAGFMNDTCIAVKVDKEERPDLDNLYSEICRIQNGSAGWPLNIFMTPEGWPFFCTTWLPKRTRGQVPGMTEILPRIKWLWNMQRDDCERAANDLRELVQEKFNFLSGGRVRRYTAFEALDQMRKSFDIRYGGFNFNHGGKFPEINKLIFLLRMASDENATKRDKSDAFTMVDITLRRIWRGGIHDHLGGGFSLYSIDERWHVPHFEKLLCDQAMILLAASLAQEQNANSFHRLIAEDIIFCLGKYFSDNASYSQGFKSAICSDNKDGEGRYYMWTEDEIKAVLPEGLAGLFCAAYGVLPGGNFGSELAGTQIGQNILYEASTVTELARRYGLKGAEVANNISECRRILLESRDKRQLLTDDKILMDWNGLIIGALSRASCAFDQPEWKDIAERTALFCVKIFADKSGIWTRRWISGKTGINASSCDYIYFLWGIMELYKAAKKFNSGEKQLNDWLKNAQNLADSLIKNFWDDKHGGFSLINDSNIAIKFKSAQDFNNLPSPNALAITALNELAHALEDKKYSDYAAKIISCFAREAALNPLNYISFINAGLDFVPFKPVKKEEPKKYIPTDEELNQEEPAKNDNKPEKRENKSADKPDKTDRAERTERRARRTERTHRPERQERRTRRER is encoded by the coding sequence ATGCAATACAAGAATAGTTTATTACAGGAACTAGGGCCGTTATCTGCTTACGGGGAATTCTTACCGGCTGAACAGGCATTACAGGAGCAGGCCGCAAAAAAATTATCTCCCCTGAATCACTTAAGCAATGAATTAAGCCCGTATTTACAAGCACATGCAAGAAACTTAATAGGCTGGTACACATGGAGTCCGGAAGCTTTTGACGCTGCTAAACGTGAAGACAAGCCCATATTTTTATCAATCGGTTATTATTCGTCTCACTGGTGCAATATTATGGAGCGCGACTCTTTCAATGATCCCGAAGTAGCAGGCTTTATGAATGATACTTGTATTGCTGTGAAAGTCGATAAGGAAGAACGCCCGGATTTAGATAATTTATACAGTGAGATTTGCAGGATTCAAAACGGTTCGGCTGGGTGGCCGCTGAATATTTTCATGACTCCTGAAGGATGGCCTTTTTTCTGCACGACATGGCTCCCTAAACGAACACGGGGACAAGTTCCGGGAATGACTGAAATTTTACCGCGAATAAAATGGCTTTGGAACATGCAGCGGGATGACTGCGAACGTGCGGCGAATGATTTGCGGGAATTAGTGCAGGAAAAATTTAATTTTTTGTCAGGAGGCAGAGTCAGGCGTTATACAGCGTTTGAAGCTCTTGACCAAATGCGGAAAAGTTTTGATATTCGTTACGGGGGATTTAATTTTAATCACGGCGGCAAATTTCCGGAGATAAACAAATTAATTTTTTTGCTTAGAATGGCCAGTGATGAGAACGCCACTAAACGCGACAAGTCGGACGCTTTCACAATGGTAGATATAACTTTGCGGAGAATCTGGCGCGGGGGGATTCATGATCATTTAGGCGGGGGATTCTCGCTTTATTCGATTGATGAGAGGTGGCACGTCCCTCATTTCGAGAAATTATTATGTGATCAAGCCATGATTTTATTAGCTGCCTCGTTAGCTCAGGAACAGAACGCGAATTCTTTTCACAGGTTAATAGCTGAAGATATTATATTCTGTCTAGGAAAATATTTTAGCGATAATGCCTCGTACTCACAGGGATTCAAGAGCGCAATATGTTCAGACAATAAGGACGGCGAGGGGCGTTATTACATGTGGACAGAAGACGAAATAAAAGCGGTATTGCCTGAAGGACTCGCGGGGTTATTCTGTGCTGCATATGGAGTTTTGCCCGGCGGAAATTTCGGGAGCGAACTGGCGGGGACTCAAATAGGACAAAATATTTTATACGAGGCTTCAACAGTAACAGAACTTGCTAGGCGTTATGGCTTAAAGGGTGCGGAAGTAGCTAATAATATTTCAGAGTGCAGGCGGATTTTACTGGAATCACGGGACAAGCGGCAATTACTGACGGACGATAAAATTTTAATGGACTGGAACGGGTTAATAATTGGAGCATTGAGCCGCGCCTCATGTGCATTTGACCAGCCCGAATGGAAGGACATAGCAGAGAGAACGGCTTTATTTTGCGTGAAAATTTTTGCTGACAAGTCGGGAATTTGGACTCGGCGGTGGATTTCAGGCAAGACGGGAATAAATGCAAGTTCATGCGACTATATATATTTTTTATGGGGGATAATGGAATTATACAAGGCCGCTAAAAAATTTAATTCCGGTGAGAAACAATTAAATGACTGGCTCAAGAATGCGCAGAATTTAGCGGACTCACTAATAAAAAATTTCTGGGACGATAAGCATGGGGGATTCTCACTGATAAATGACTCGAACATTGCCATAAAATTTAAGTCTGCTCAAGATTTTAACAATTTGCCGAGCCCTAACGCACTCGCTATAACAGCTCTGAACGAATTAGCACACGCCCTCGAAGACAAGAAATATAGTGATTACGCCGCTAAAATAATTTCATGTTTTGCCCGTGAAGCTGCTTTAAACCCGTTAAATTATATCTCGTTCATAAATGCCGGACTTGATTTTGTGCCATTTAAGCCGGTCAAGAAGGAAGAGCCGAAAAAATATATTCCCACTGATGAAGAATTGAATCAGGAAGAACCGGCCAAGAATGACAATAAGCCCGAAAAGAGAGAAAATAAATCAGCCGATAAACCTGATAAGACGGACCGGGCAGAACGGACAGAGCGACGCGCAAGACGTACAGAACGCACACACCGTCCCGAACGTCAAGAAAGGCGGACTCGGCGAGAAAGATAG
- a CDS encoding DnaJ domain-containing protein: MTMQYKDYYKILGVSRDSKPDDIRKAYRKLAKQYHPDINKDPGAEDKYKEINEAYEVLKDPDKRQKYDTLGMNWQAGQDFTPPPGWQHVEFNQGSAGDFSDFFNTLFGGGGGFQDIFSNFTGKSRFHQPMPRDIETDLTLSLDDIIRGGTHNLKFNNRTLSVRLPKGITEGSQIKLPGKNEGGGDIYVNIHIKPDKNFEISGHDLTREIKVETWDAVLGNKISVETLTGNVTVTMPPGIQDGQKLRLRGKGLPKRDGTNGDMYVRIKINIPRHLDSKQKELWQELANLSYNH; this comes from the coding sequence TTGACCATGCAATATAAAGATTACTATAAAATTTTAGGAGTTTCGCGGGACTCTAAGCCCGATGATATTCGCAAAGCATATAGAAAACTGGCTAAACAATATCACCCCGATATAAATAAAGATCCCGGCGCAGAAGATAAATATAAAGAAATTAACGAGGCTTATGAGGTTCTCAAGGATCCCGACAAACGTCAAAAATATGACACACTCGGAATGAACTGGCAGGCCGGCCAAGATTTCACACCTCCACCGGGATGGCAGCACGTAGAATTTAATCAGGGCAGTGCGGGAGATTTTAGCGACTTCTTTAATACTTTATTCGGAGGAGGCGGCGGCTTTCAAGATATTTTCTCGAACTTCACGGGCAAATCGCGTTTTCACCAGCCAATGCCGCGCGATATTGAGACGGATTTAACGCTTTCACTTGATGACATAATCAGGGGCGGAACTCATAATCTAAAATTTAACAACCGCACTCTGAGTGTGAGACTCCCTAAGGGCATAACTGAAGGCTCGCAGATTAAATTACCCGGCAAAAATGAAGGCGGCGGAGATATTTACGTCAATATTCACATAAAGCCCGATAAAAATTTTGAGATCTCCGGCCATGACTTAACGCGTGAAATCAAAGTAGAAACATGGGACGCAGTACTCGGTAATAAAATTTCAGTCGAGACTTTAACAGGAAATGTAACAGTTACAATGCCTCCTGGAATTCAAGACGGGCAAAAATTGAGGCTCAGAGGTAAGGGACTCCCGAAAAGAGACGGAACTAACGGCGATATGTACGTGAGAATTAAAATAAATATTCCCAGACATTTGGACTCAAAGCAAAAAGAATTATGGCAGGAGCTTGCAAATTTGAGCTATAATCATTAA
- a CDS encoding HAD-IA family hydrolase, whose product MIKLMVFDHDMTIVDSSYAIMEGFNSVARHEGLPEVDHDLTMKYIATPIPTFCEGLLGEYRPEWIKLYRDYSVKLERELIKPFPDTIETLTNLRAKNIKLAVISNREYPRRVLERTGLAKYFDVIVGALEPYGKLEYKPNPEMMYKLLHELNISPDNAIYIGDADIDIIFAQNSGVRSVGITTGNFTAEDFNLLGAWRVIDSLSELNAIQE is encoded by the coding sequence ATGATTAAATTAATGGTATTCGATCACGATATGACAATCGTAGACTCAAGTTATGCAATTATGGAAGGCTTTAACAGCGTCGCCCGTCATGAGGGACTGCCTGAAGTAGATCACGATTTGACAATGAAATATATAGCGACTCCGATTCCCACGTTTTGCGAGGGTTTACTCGGAGAATACCGGCCTGAATGGATAAAATTATATCGTGATTACAGCGTGAAACTTGAGCGCGAATTAATAAAGCCCTTCCCTGACACAATAGAGACTTTAACGAATTTGCGCGCTAAAAATATAAAACTTGCTGTAATATCAAATCGCGAATATCCCCGCAGAGTTTTAGAGCGAACAGGACTCGCGAAATATTTTGATGTCATTGTAGGAGCATTAGAGCCGTATGGGAAGCTAGAATATAAACCTAATCCCGAAATGATGTATAAATTATTACATGAATTAAATATTAGTCCTGATAATGCTATTTATATCGGGGACGCTGATATTGATATAATTTTTGCGCAGAATTCAGGAGTCCGCAGCGTGGGAATAACAACAGGAAATTTTACGGCTGAAGATTTTAATTTATTAGGAGCATGGCGAGTAATTGACTCTCTAAGTGAACTAAATGCAATACAAGAATAG